The region tttaattACTttgcagctaggaacacaagcatttcgctacacccgcaataacctcTGCTAAATATGTCTGTGACCAATATTTTATTTGAAACACTCAAATCAGTCAAATATCAATTTCCAAGTTTATGCtgcaaaaccaactttataagcagttttaaaaataggttatgtTTGAAAAAACATTCCATGATGTACACTAAGGCATtgtcagaatagatggatgctgTTTGTACCACAATTTGCCAATAactttcttggtagtccaaaatATATAGCTATCAgattgtaaatcacagctggcctggtacattatTTGCAGCCTCCATTCAGCATGCACTGtttgtttcaatgactcaatattttggacaaaaacgGGCGACTGTAACTCAGGccacaaagttgtggcaaaatggcttaaggacaacaaagtcaaggtattggagtggtcatcccaaacccctgacctcaatcccatagaaaatttgtgggcagaactgaaaaagtttgtgtgagcaaggaggccaacaatcctgactcagttacaccagctctgtcaggaggaatgggccaaaattcacccaacttattgtgggaagcttgtggaaggctacctgaaacgtttgacgcaagttaatcaatttaaaggcatagctaccaaatactaattgagtgtatgtgaacttctgacccactgggaatgtgatgaaagaaataaaagctggaataaatcattctctactattattctgacatttcacattcttaaaataaagtggtgatcctaactgacctaagacagggatttttactaagattaaatgtcaggaattgtgaactgagtttaaatgtatttgctaaGGTGTACGTAACCTTCTGACTTCAACAGTACATAGAACAGGCCACGACCTGCAGATTCCTGCTTTAAGGAAATGTTCTCCTAACTCTAACACCAAAACATGCTAAATAGGTTGTCAGAAGGTTTTTTGCTAACATAGAATGTTGACATAACTAATGGAAGACTGGACACTCAAACGTCAGGAGAACATTACGGGTAACATACgggtaacattacaaaaacaTTCTCTCTCCCTTGAATTGTTAGCTGGGTTCCCACCTAGCTAGTTTAATGATTGTGGCTAGAAACTTCAGCGAGAATTTGAAACTTGTCTGCTGAAGTTGGGACTTGGGAATATTCAGAATCATTCTGTTTTTATAGCGTTAGACATTAATGCCGTAGTTCGGTGAAAATCACTACAAGAAATGTGCGTTAGCTGTCATCctggcctgatattggctacactagCATTTCCCAAACTAGGGTTCCTGATTTGAAAATGTGGGCGCGAGAGAAACTCTGAAATAAAAAAACACGCTTGGTTCATAGAACCGGGGTTACGGTACGAATCTCCAGTAGTCGCTAGATGCGATTGTAATTAACAGAGCCACATTTGTTGTAAGAAGAGCAGTTCTGTTTCTTTCCCCATCTACAATGCCCACAAGCCGGCCAGGACTCATTAGAACAGAGTGGCAGGCACTAAATCAGACTTGCGAAAAGACCCTTGATGTTCTTTTCTATACAGAAGATCATACAAAATGTATTGCCCAATCTTCTGAACTTCCCGATACCTTTCTGGTGCATTTGTCACTTCAAACCATACTTCCTTCAGATTGGAATACTGTCAAAAGTACTGTCAGACTAATTGTTCTAGCCCCAATTAAAAAAGTATATATTGGGCGTTAATTACatcactttttttttctttttttttacatggtgggGTTGCAAAAAAAAAGTGATATCAAATGGTGTCGCGGGACAAAAAAAGTTTGGAAACCCCTgggctacactatctagctacttccctctcccttactgcggggcggcagcgtagcctagtggttagagcattggactagtaaccgaaaggttgcaagttcgattccctgagctgacaaggtacaaatctgtcgttctgcccctgaacaaggccactgttcctaggccgtcattgaaaataagaatttgttcttaactgacttgcctaaaggttaaataaataaacggGGTCGAAGGACTCTTTGTGTTGTCGGCTTGCTGTGCAAACTCTCCACATTGAGCAGATGGTTACTACCAATATTACAAGTTATTTATTGTGTAGGCTGCTATTCTTACTCTAAATAAAATCAAGAAATCAAgaacgcttttccactgctccagagttcaatagCGATGAGCTTTACagcactccagccgatgcttgcgTATgttgatcttaggtttgtgtgcgggctgctcagccatggaaaaatttcatgaagctcccgacgaacagttcttgtgctgagtgttgcaaccgagaacagacaATTTTTACTCGCTATGCCCTTCAGCACTCactggtcccgttctgtgagcttgtgtggcctacacttcgcggctgagcctttgttgctcctagacgtttccacttcacaataacagaatttacagttgaccgggcatCTCGaggagggcagaaatttgacaaactgacttgttggaaagatggcatcctatgatgatggcacattgaaagtcactgagttcttcagtaaggccattcctgtcaatgtttgtctatggagattgcatggttgtgtgctcaatTTTTATATACCTATCAGCAACTggtgttgctgaaatagccaaatacactaatttgaaggggtggatGGAGAAGAATCCACACTTGTtttttgtaaaataaaaaattatttgaGATTTCAATATTTATAGCTCTTAAACAAAGCGTGCCATGACTATGAAAATGATATTCTGAATCGGGAGGATAGAGAAAAGTCCatgccttttttttctctctttcttcctgatTTTGATTTCAACCTTCAATAGCTCTTAAACTATATATTCTGAATTAGaatagagggaggatagagaagAATCTATACTTTTTTTCTGGGTGGGGGTAAAAAAAAAGGCATCCATTCTCAAAAGGTCAAAATAAAAAGTTACATGCAACTGAAAAAATGCCTTTTCTGGAAAAAGTATTGTTTTTGACCTAGTACGCATGCGCTAAATCCACCTCCAGTAAAATCACTCATTACTGCCACACACAGGTCGCTGGTCCAACAGCAGGAAAGGTCATTGATTTCTTTTATCACCTACAGCAGTGTGTGAATGTCATATCGATCTGTTGTTTCACCCGTGCTACATGAAATGCAATATTTCATGCAAGTAGATTAAGTAGACCATATAGGGTACTTTTTTTTTACAGTTGTATGTTTCTAGATGGCTTTATTCAGTGTATTTTCATTCAATTTTTTTATATTGCAGGAGGTGCAGAAGAGATGGATTTGGCGCATGCAGAATACTTAGATTCTATCCAGACAAGGCATTTTTTCGGTTgaatgtaacttttttttttatttagaccTTTTTTTGGAAGTACGTTAAGTCCGTAACTGCAGTAATGACGATAGTTGCTCAGCAAAACTCCATTCTTTGCTATGTACCGACTGTATTTTGACATTATTAAGCTTGAAAAGCTGTTGAATGGCTGCTTcgggaagaatcccagaacatattccagtctgtgctagcaaaatagtcctgtagcttagcatcagcttcatctgaccactttattttttttattgaccgaatcacaggtgcttcctgctttaatttttgcttttaagcaggaatcaggaggatagaattatggtcagattttccaaatggagggcgagggagagctttgtacgtgtctctgtgtggagtaaaggtggtccagagtttattttatttattttattgtatttaaaaaataaaaaaaaatcctctggttgcacatttaacatgctggaagaaatgtaagtttccctgcattaaagtccccggccactaggagcgccgcctctggatgagcgcttTCCTTTTTGCTTATGgctgtatacagctcattgagtgcgatttttgatagtggtgtgtgtgtagagcggtAGTCTGTCTGTGACTaactgagagagtgtgtgtgtttgcatccctctagtctaggtgaATGCTGGCCAGAATGAGGCTGCACAGCATTGTTTGTCAGTTCTgatagacatctctctctctttatcagtGTTTCCCCAATAATTTGTTTTAGCAGTGGTGGCAAAGTGAGCGGGAGGGGAGGTGGGGCGCGTAGTGGGTGTAGCCAATGGCATGGTCTCAGACAAAATTTTAAAGGCCTGGCTCTTGGCCAAAGTGTTTTAACCTGTTTGGTGCAGGCGTGCCGATAGCGACCGACctcgacaacatccagtgaaattgcagagcgccaaattcaaaatacagaaagtcataataaacattcataaaaatacaagtgttatgcatcagcttaacttcttatgggcaggtgggacggtagcgtcccacctggccaacatccggtgaaattgcagaggggGAAATCCAAACTACAGTAttgtaaatatttaactttcataaaatcacaagtgtaatacatcaaaattaagcttaacttcttgttaatccagccgccgtgtcagatttcaaaaaggcttcatggcaaaagcaaaccatgtgattatctgaggacagcgccccgcatacaaacacatgaaaaacatatttcaaccaggcaggtgcgacacgaaagtcagacatagcgatataaaaaatgccttacctttgatgatcttctgttggcactgcaaatggtccttttgttcgataatgtcctttatatctataaaaactcagtttagctggcgcgcttcagtcaataatccagccagtttccctccatcaaaatgcatacaaaatgaatcccaaacgttactaataaacttttccaaacaagtcaaacaacatttataatcaaaccttaggtaccctaatacgtaaataaacgataaaatttaagatggagaatcattattgtcttaaccggagaaaaataccaaagaacgcactCTCTTCTAcgcacttggaaacactacagccaaaatgggagccatctAGAAAAACTACactttctggctcatttttccaaaaaccagcctgaaactcattctaaagactgttgacatctagtggaagccctaggagctgcaatctgggaggactttgccttataataaaagtgatagccattgaaaataggggtaggctgattttttttaaatttatttatttattttttaaaattctggggggatggtttgtcctcggtttcgcctgccatatcagttctgttatactcagacacaattttaacagttttagaaactttagagttttctatccaattatatgcatatcctagcttctgggcctgagtaacaggcagtttactttgggctcctcattcatccaaatttccgaatactgccccctatactaaAAAAGCTAAAGCTTTTGGAAAGCACTGCTTTATCTTTTGTTCTCTCTTTTTTGTTCTCTCActctgtaactgtgtgtgtgtgttgtaggtgaGTTCGGGTGAGGATGACGATGACTCACGTGGGGGCAGTAGTTGGTGCAGTAACTGCAGTGATGGCCATCCTGCTGCACTCCTCCATTCACAAGATAGAGGAGGGACACctagctgtttactacaggtatgATCCATGACCCCCAACCCTCTGTCATCCATTCACCAGGTAGTGAAGTACTGTGAAGAGTAGATTCATATTATTGGTTAATTTCTGTGTTTTAGAGGAGGAGCTTTGCTAACCGCACCCAACGGCCCTGGATACCACATTATGATGCCCTTTCTTACCACCTACAGATCAGTACAGGTACTACCTGTCTTACCTTTAAACCCTGACCCCTGACTTCTAACTCTGCATACCACATCATGCTGGCCTTTATTACATCTAAAGATCAGTTCTAAAAAACTTTCTCTTCCAGACGACTCTTCAAACTGATGAGATAAAGAACGTGCCTTGTGGAACTAGGTAAATCAAAACAGTTGCATGGTGTTTCTGAAAGGTGTTTGCCATacggctgtgtgcgtgtgtggcggAGGACGTTGACCATGTTTGTGACCATGTTTCTGATGTGTTCTCTCCACAGTGGTGGAGTGATGATCTACTTTGACCGTATAGAGGTGGTCAACATGCTGGTGCCCTCATCTGGTAAGACCTTCAGAACTACTAGCTAACAGAGTGGATCCCTAGGACACCTATGTTGTCCCCGTTGCTATGTAGTTGGGAAGGGGGGGTGATGTTTCTACTTTCCTAGTGtatactaacctctctctctcttcacagtgGTGGACACAGTGAAGAACTATACAGCTGATTATGACAAAACTCTCATTTTCAACAAGATTCACCACGAACTCAACCAATTCTGCAGCGTACACACTTTACAGGAGGTCTACATCGAGCTGTTTGGtgagcactcactcactcactcacttgtaTATCTGTTGAGACACTTTCTATACATCAGTGTaactctttcttttttttttctctcctgcaTCTTGGTCTGTCAGACATCATTGATGAGAACCTGAAGATCGCTCTGCAGAAAGACCTCAACTCTATGGCGCCTGGACTGACGATACAGGTACACACAAACCAGGGTTTgggtcaatcacacacacacaaacacaccagggttggggtcgattccaattcaggaagtaaacttggCGCAAAGTTGTAATTTcactttacttcctgaattgactgaattaaatgggaattgaccccaaccctgacacaaacacacactcacctgaGTGGTTGGGCGCATTCAGCAGGAAGCAATGTTTTGGAACATTCAGATAATAATATGCTATGTAGAACAATAatgcctctctgacatgtagaataaggaatcacaTCAGTGCTATTTGTGGCACTTCTATCTGCAGCGTTTGACAACCAGGGCCTAAAATTAACACCTGCCAAATGCGGGTAGATTTTGGCATTGGCGGGTAAGATGTCTATTTCACCAACCACGTTGGCGGATGGTCTGTGTTCCACAGTGCCCATGTATGATCACATTTATAGCAAAAATAAATGCTGCcgtagctgttttcaaagtatttctggcgtttttgtttcatagctggtaaattAATCACACAAAGTCAAagcactacactgaacaaaaatataatctaCTTTGACCATATAGAGGTGGTCAATAcgcacaaaaagtttatttctctcaaatgttgtgcacaaatgtgtttacaaccctgttagtgagcaattctccttttgccaagataatccatccacctggcaggtgtggcatatcaagaagctgattaaacagcatgatcattacacaagtgcaccttgtgctggggacaataaaaggccatgttaaaaggtgcagttttgtcacacaaaataatgccacagatgttttgagggagtgtggaattggcacgctgactgcaggaatgtccacaagagctgttgccagagaatttaatgaatgttaatttctctaccgtaaaCTACCTTCAacaaatttggcagtacatccaaccaaccgcagaccacgtgtaaccatgccacccatggctgcacccctgccctgtcatgtgaaatccatagattagggcctaatgaatttatttcaattgacttatttgaaattgttgaatgtttatttttgttcagtatacgaATTTTACAATGGCCTATCCCACCTCGCgctgcaacactgcctggctTGAGGCTGTGCACATGTAAAGAGCTGAGTGAAATATTCATTTTTAGAAGTGCTGCGCATAGGTATAAAAGTTGGTCTCATTTACTTGAAAAGAAAGTCTACTAAAGTGAGACTGTCCatgtgtttcttggctatttacatttgttttgttcacaagctaggttgtttttcaatgtttgggaAGAGAAGACAAAGCAGCTACTAGTCAGACTCATTCTCACAGGCACAAACATGACTCAAGTCACATTACCACGGTAATCTCCCACCCTTAAAGGGGCAGGTGCCATGTTTCATCTCTTCTGTGTT is a window of Salmo salar chromosome ssa18, Ssal_v3.1, whole genome shotgun sequence DNA encoding:
- the erlin1 gene encoding erlin-1, with amino-acid sequence MTMTHVGAVVGAVTAVMAILLHSSIHKIEEGHLAVYYRGGALLTAPNGPGYHIMMPFLTTYRSVQTTLQTDEIKNVPCGTSGGVMIYFDRIEVVNMLVPSSVVDTVKNYTADYDKTLIFNKIHHELNQFCSVHTLQEVYIELFDIIDENLKIALQKDLNSMAPGLTIQAVRVTKPKIPEAIRRNFELMEGEKTRLLVTVQTQKVVEKEAETERKKAVIEAQKVAEVAQIHFQQKVMEKETEKRISEIEDTAFLAKMKARADAEYYTAAKFAEANRLKLTPEYLELMKYQAIAANSKIYFGQDIPNMFVEGHSPTQDPEPPKASEQARH